One Nicotiana tomentosiformis chromosome 4, ASM39032v3, whole genome shotgun sequence genomic window carries:
- the LOC138910680 gene encoding uncharacterized protein yields MPMSYPPPHGYTELPQHHEPYTFIQTPSLPSQGHKTIRPTYSPAASQPSASHPHGSHPYISQPHGSHPPMSQPLGSQPLGSQPSVSHPLGSHPAMSQSQGSQPSSSSTPSIAGLRLGGISSDPPTPSSHASDTHASDGDDEVVHYDRYGRIIIVPEGDGFRPGNKTTRIITNAIRKLYDGPYATWTDCPFSLKEQIFNQFKV; encoded by the exons atgcctatgtcttatcctccaccacacggctatactgagctgccacagcatcacgagccgtacaccttcattcagacacccagtcttccatcacagggccacaagactatacgtccgacatacagtccagctgcctcacagccatctgcatcacatccacatggatcacatccctacatatcacagccacatggatcgcatccacccatgtcacagccactcgggtcacagccactcgggtcacagccatcggtatcacatccacttgggtcgcatccagctatgtcgcagtcacagggatcgcaaccatcttcatcatcgactccatctattgcaggccttcgcctgggaggcattagctctgacccgcctacaccgtcttcacatgcctctgatacacatgcttcggatggtgatgacgaggtagtgcattatgatcgatatggcaggatcatcatagtccctgagggtgatgg gttcaggccgggtaataaaactacgaggataatcaccaatgccatcagaaagctttatgatggcccttatgcgacttggactgattgcccattctcactgaaggagcaaattttcaatcaatttaaggtataa